The Candidatus Minimicrobia sp. QA0096 DNA segment TTAAGCGGTGCATTCTGGTCGTAATAACGTGTTTTTAGGGCGTTATGAATACGACCTAGTGCTGGCGACTTGGACTTTTTCTTAGCCGTTTGGCGCGGTTTGCGCACCAATTGGTTGATTGTTGGCATCCAATTTCTCCTTGGTTGATTAACTAATTATGGCAATTTGCCTTACGGTTTGGATTCAGCAACTCCTCTCCGTGTCTATACCTTTTCCGCCGAGATTGCGATCTGTACACATTCAAAACACCGCGCACTCCGAAAAGAGGAAACTCTGAGAAGAATTATAACACACTTGACGTCAAATATCTACCCAAAATATAAAAATAATAGATGTCACTAAAATTTAATAGAAAACCGCCCCGGAATTGAGGCGGTTTCTGTAGTTGCGAAGCCTACTTATTAAGCGACGAATTCTTCTTCAGCAAGTTCGTCTTCACCCGGTGTTTCGAATTCTTCATCTTCTTCGACAGCGCCAGTTCCTACTGGAATCTTGCGGCCGATGATGACGTTTTCCTTCAAACCGTGCAAGTGGTCGGCTCGACCAGATACAGCAGCATTGATCAAGACGCGAGTAGTGTCTTGGAAGGATGCGGCTGATAGCCATGAATCACTCCAGATTGACACCTTCGTGATACCGAGTAGCAATTGAGTGTAGCTAATCAAGTTCTTACCTTCAGCAGCCAATTGCTTATTTGCATTAACCACAGCGGCCTTAGAAACGATGTCGCCAGTCACGAATTCGCTATCACCAGCATCTTCGATTTGCACGCGACTAAACATCTGTCGAACAATAATCTCCAAGTGCTTGTCAGCCACGTCCTGACCCTGAGCAGCGTAGATTCGCAGAACTTCGTTGATGATGTAGCGCTGAGTTGCCTCAACACCCTTAAGTCGCATCAAATCGTGCAAGTTCAATGATCCAGCCGTCAATCGATCGCCAGCTTCAACAACATCGTTTGCCTTAACGACCAACTGCATATTGCCTGGGATTTCGTAGCGAGTTGGCGAAGCAGCCTCTGCCGCGATCACCAAAGTATCCTCAGCCGACTCAATCACACCGTCAAATGGCGCAATCAAAGGTCGAGTGTCGCTCTCGCCAGTTGCTAAGACGTCGCCAGCCTTGACGCTTGAGCCAGCCTTAACCACAACAGTTCGTCCCTCTAATGGCAATCGCTCAACCTTGCCAGATTCTGGTGTAATTTGAACGATATATTTCTTGCCATCTTCCCAAACGTCAACCAAACCAGCAACTTCCGTAATGAATGCTTGACCCTTTGGTGTGCGCGCTTCAAACAACTCTTCAACACGAGGAAGACCTTGGGTAATGTCACCACCAGCAACACCAGAGTTGTGGAAGGTACGAAGCGTCAACTGAGTACCCGGCTCACCGACTGACTGAGCGGCGATAACGCCAACTGGCTGATGATTGCCAACCAATTTACCAGTCGACATATCAATACCGTAACTTCGCTGCGGAATGCCGTTAAGGTTATTTGTTGATAATACGGACTGAATCTTAACGCTTTCAATGCTTTCGTCGTCATCAATTGAATCTGCGATTTCACGCGTGATCAATTCGTTCTTATTGACGTGACCTGGAATTGTTTCAGCAGCATAACGACCAGCCAAACGGTTTGAGAAGTCAATCATCGTCTCTTCGGTTTCTGATCGGTAAATTGCGTAACCTTCATCGTCGCCATCAGTATCTTCAACGGTAAAGACGTCTTGTGCAACGTCAACCAAACGACGAGTCAAGTAACCCGAGTCGGCAGTCTTAAGAGCCGTGTCAATAAGACCCTTGCGCGCACCACGGGTTGCGATAAAGGCCTCAAGGCTAGACAAACCGCCCGTGTAAGAGCTGCGGATTGGAAGCTCAATCTCATGGTTGGTTGCGTCCATCTGAACACCAATCATCGCGCTCGCCAACTTCACGTTGGAAATATCACCACGAGCACCAGAGTTGACCATCATAGAAATACTGGTGTCCATATGCGCCAATTGGTCTTTCAGGAATGCCGTAATCTTATTGTCGACGTTTCGCCATGCGCTAACCGTCAAGTTGTATCGCTCTTCCTCAGTAATCAAACCTTGGTCGAATTGCTCAGAAATCAAAGCCGCCTTAGCATCACCTTCAGCCACAAACTGAGGGATTTCCTCGAAGTGGACGTAGTCGGTCATACCGGTCGACACAGCCGCAACCGTAGCAAAGCGGAAAGCTTGACCCTTCATACGGTCAGCAATCTTAGCAGTTTCCTCGGCGCCGTACTTGTTAAAGATTTGCGCCAGCACTTTCTTAAGCTGCTTCTTAGTCTGGACGTTGTTGTCGTATGGGAAATCTTCAGGCAGAATCTCATTGAAGAAGACGCGACCCAAAGTTGTTTCACGCATTTTACCTTTCGCAAAGATACGAATTGGGGTTTGCAATTGAATTACGCCATTGTCGTAAGCCATTTCTGCTTCGTAAACAGAGCTGTAAGTTTTAACCTTATCAGTCTGAGCTTGCGGCTTATCGTAAGTCAAGTAATAGTTACCAAGCACAATGTCCTGAGAAATGTGCAACACTGGCGCACCATCAGCAGGCTTCAACAAGTTGGCAGTTGCACTCATCAATTCACGAGCTTCAGCCTGAGCCTCTTTTGATAGCGGCAAGTGAACAGCCATCTGGTCACCGTCGAAGTCGGCGTTAAATCCGGCACAAACTAGCGGGTGCAACTGAATAGCTTTTCCCTCAACCAAAACTGGCTGGAAGGCTTGAATTGACAAACGGTGCAAACTTGGTGCGCGGTTAAGCAACACGTACTTGCCTTCAATTGCTGAATCCAGCGCGTCCCAAACTACCGCTTCACCAGCTTCAATTAGGCGTGAAGCCGAGCGAATATTGTGCGCAAATTCGTTCTTAATTAACCAGCTAATCACGAACGGCTTGAACAATTCCAGCGCCATTTGCTTTGGCAAACCACATTGGTTAATCTTCAATTTTGGACCAACCACGATAACCGAGCGACCAGAATAGTCAACACGCTTACCAAGAAGGTTCTGGCGGAAGCGACCCTGCTTACCCTTTAGCATATCGCTCAAGCTCTTCAAACTGCGGCGACCGCCAGTCGAGCTAACTGCACGACCGCGAGATGCTGAATTGTCAATCAAAGCATCAACAGCTTCCTGAAGCATGCGCTTTTCATTGCGCTGAATAACTTCTGGCGCGTTAAGCTCAATCAACTTCTTCAAGCGATTGTTTCGGTTGATAATTCGGCGATACAAATCATTCAAGTCAGATGTCGCAAATCGACCACCAGACAACGCCACCATTGGACGAAGATCTGGAGGAATCACTGGCAGAACGGTCATACATAGGCTCGACGGCTTAATGCCAGCAGATTCCATACTCTCGAGCATCTTCAAGCGCTTTAGCAACTTCTTCTGTCGCTGACCTTTTGCAGTTTCAACTTCTTCAGTCAATTCAGCGATAAGCTTTGGCAACTCAATCTTGTCCAAGAGT contains these protein-coding regions:
- the rpoC gene encoding DNA-directed RNA polymerase subunit beta': MANSAFNATGISDFDAVRLAVASPEDILKWSYGEVLKPETINYRTQKPERDGLFCERIFGPVKDINPHDSKLKGVRSREAAVDKNGELVTKSIVRRERMGHIQLAVPVAHIWFMRGTPSAMSQLLGMTVRNIEKIVYFATYVILNVDEATRDQYLADLEAETDLARKAIKIRYEKMAEEDGADVKQLAKEQSREVEELEESYVGKKSQLESLNFGALISESEYRNLPEEYDELIEVGMGASAVKELLDKIELPKLIAELTEEVETAKGQRQKKLLKRLKMLESMESAGIKPSSLCMTVLPVIPPDLRPMVALSGGRFATSDLNDLYRRIINRNNRLKKLIELNAPEVIQRNEKRMLQEAVDALIDNSASRGRAVSSTGGRRSLKSLSDMLKGKQGRFRQNLLGKRVDYSGRSVIVVGPKLKINQCGLPKQMALELFKPFVISWLIKNEFAHNIRSASRLIEAGEAVVWDALDSAIEGKYVLLNRAPSLHRLSIQAFQPVLVEGKAIQLHPLVCAGFNADFDGDQMAVHLPLSKEAQAEARELMSATANLLKPADGAPVLHISQDIVLGNYYLTYDKPQAQTDKVKTYSSVYEAEMAYDNGVIQLQTPIRIFAKGKMRETTLGRVFFNEILPEDFPYDNNVQTKKQLKKVLAQIFNKYGAEETAKIADRMKGQAFRFATVAAVSTGMTDYVHFEEIPQFVAEGDAKAALISEQFDQGLITEEERYNLTVSAWRNVDNKITAFLKDQLAHMDTSISMMVNSGARGDISNVKLASAMIGVQMDATNHEIELPIRSSYTGGLSSLEAFIATRGARKGLIDTALKTADSGYLTRRLVDVAQDVFTVEDTDGDDEGYAIYRSETEETMIDFSNRLAGRYAAETIPGHVNKNELITREIADSIDDDESIESVKIQSVLSTNNLNGIPQRSYGIDMSTGKLVGNHQPVGVIAAQSVGEPGTQLTLRTFHNSGVAGGDITQGLPRVEELFEARTPKGQAFITEVAGLVDVWEDGKKYIVQITPESGKVERLPLEGRTVVVKAGSSVKAGDVLATGESDTRPLIAPFDGVIESAEDTLVIAAEAASPTRYEIPGNMQLVVKANDVVEAGDRLTAGSLNLHDLMRLKGVEATQRYIINEVLRIYAAQGQDVADKHLEIIVRQMFSRVQIEDAGDSEFVTGDIVSKAAVVNANKQLAAEGKNLISYTQLLLGITKVSIWSDSWLSAASFQDTTRVLINAAVSGRADHLHGLKENVIIGRKIPVGTGAVEEDEEFETPGEDELAEEEFVA